GCACCATCGGCTCCAAACGCCACATCAACCTTCCCGGCGTCTTCGTCAACCTGCCCTGCCTCACCGCCAAGGACCAGGACGACCTCCGCGCCGGCGTGCGCGCCGGCATCGATTACGTGGCTCTTTCCTTCGTCCGCCAGGCCTCCGACATCCGCGAGCTCCGCGCCTTCCTCGATAGCCTCGGCTCCAGCGCCAAGATCATCGCCAAAATCGAAGACCAGGCCGGCGTGCGCAACATGCACGAGATCATCGCCGAAACCAACGCCGTCATGATCGCCCGCGGCGACCTCGGCATCGAGATCGACTACCACCGCCTGCCGCTCGTGCAGACCGAGCTCGTCGCCGCCTGCCGCGCCGCCGGCAAACCCGTCATCGTCGCCACCCACTTGCTGGAGACGATGATCAGCGCCCCCATGCCCACCCGGGCCGAGATTTCCGACGTCTCCAACGCCGTCCGCGAACAAGCCGATGCCGTGATGCTCTCCGGCGAAACCACCGTCGGCCAATACCCGCTCGAAGCGGTGCAGGTGATGAAAAACGTCATCAACTCCATCGAGCCGTCGATCGACTCCGACCTCAACCGCGGCCTGCAGCTGGTGGAGCCCAAACACTGGATGCTGCTCTCCGCCGCCAAACTCGCGCAAAACCTCGGCGAATCCGCCATCGTCGTCTTCACCCGCCGCGCCCGTCTCGCCAAAACCCTCGCCGCCCTGCGCCCGCGCGGCGTGCCCATCTTCGCCTTCGCCCCCACCGAAGACATCTTTCGCCAGATGCTCATGCTCTGGGGCGTGGAGCCGTTCCTGATGAATTTCTACGACGATCCCGAGGAGACCATCCTGCAGGCCCTGCAAACCTTGCGGGACAAAAACTGGATCCGCCCTGGCCGCCCCGTCGTCGTCGTCACCAACGTCCTCGCCCGCGGCAAAGTCGTCGAAACCCTCCAGCTGCGCACCATCGAGTAAGCCCCCGCAGCAGCCGGGCGCCCCCGCCCAACCTCCGTGCCTGCCTCTCCGCTCCGACCGCGACGCTTTAAACCCGCGGCACCACCACCGCATATCCCATCTCACGTGCCGCCGCCTCCTGCCGGCGGTCGTGCGTGAGGATGCGCGTCACCCCCAGCTCCGCCATCGCCGCCAAGTGCAGGCGATCGAGCGTGCGGCAGGGCTCCTTGGCTCGCGCGATTTGCTCCAACGCAAGGGGCCACAACACCCCGCCCAACTCACGCGCTTGAAACGGCTCCATCCCCAATAAGTCGTTCATCGCTCGCTGCACCTTCTTATGCTTCGCGGCGGTCAACAACCCTCCCGCCCTCCGCGAAGCGATCTGTTGCTCCGCCTCCACCCGGACCAAACTGGAAACCACCACCAGCGACTCCGCGCCCATCAAAGCGGCCACCGCCGCCGACTCCGGTTCCGGAAACAACAGCTTCAGCCAACAACTGGTATCGATGTAAAGGGCCTCACTCATCGCCACGATCCGCCGCCAGCGCCGCGTCGACCCACGCACGACTCTCCGCCCCGGCGCCCCACGTCTTTTTCAACCACTGCGCATGTGCCTTCGCCTCGAACCGAGGCCGGGCCGCCGCCGCCGGATCCTCCAGCGGCAACAATCGCGCCACCGGCTTCGAGTCGCGCGTCACCAGCAACCCCTCCGAACCTTTCAAACCACGCTCAATGGCCGGCCACTTCTGCCGCAGATCGCGAATCGAAACCGTCTTCATGACTCCACCGTGAAACCTGTTTCACGCCCACCGCAAGATCGAAACAACCACCACCAAGCGCCTACCCTACCTCCCTGCCCGCCTCTCCACTTCGCCCCCGTAGCTGCGCTTGAGCTCCGCGAAAGCGTGGCCCCCTGCCTCTCCGCCGTCCCCGTAGCTGCGCTTGAGCAAAGCGAAAGCGTGGCCCCACTGCCTCTCCGCCGCCCCCTCCAAACTGCGGCCCGGCCAAAGCACCGCCCCACTCGGCCCACCCTTGCTTAATATGCACCGACTCCCGGGTTGGCGGCCGCGCGATACCGCCCCAACCTGCGCCCCAGCATGTTTCCCCGCCTCCGCCTCCCCGACCTCCCGGCGCTGCTGCTACTGACGTCGCTCGCCGCGCCCACCTCCCCCGCCATCGCCGCCGACCCCACCGCTCCCAACGTCGCCCACCACGGCCGCCTCCAAGTCGACGGCAACCGCATCGTGGGCGCCTCCACCGGCGAACCCGTCAGCCTCGCCGGCCTGAGCCTGTTCTGGAGCCAGTGGGAGGGTGAGTTCTACAATCCCGAGACCGTCGCCTGGCTCAAACAAGACTGGCACGTCACCGTCATCCGCTCCGCCCTCGGCATCGCCCACGACGGTTACCTCGAAAACCCCGCCCCCGAGCTCGCCAAGATCAAGACCGTCATCGATGCCGCCCTCGCCCAGGACCTCTACGTCATCATCGACTGGCACGACCACAAAGCCGAGGAACACACCGCCGCCGCCGTCGCCTTTTTCACCGACATGGCCCGCACCTACGGCGACCACCCCAACATCATCTACGAGATCTACAACGAGCCCCTGCGCGTCTCCTGGTCCAAAGTCGTCAAACCCTACGCCGAGGAGGTCATCGCCGCCATCCGCGCCCACGACCCCGACAACCTCATCATCGTCGGCACCCCCTACTGGTCGCAACGCGTCGACGAAGCCACCGCCGACCCCATCGACGACCCCAACCTCGCCTACACCCTCCACTTCTACGCCGGCACCCACAAAGCGGAGCTGCGCAAACGCGCCCAGACCGCCCTCGACCGCGGCTTCGCCCTCTTCGTCTCCGAATGGGGCACCGTCGACGCCAACGGCGACGGCGAGGTCGACCGCAAATCCGTCGCCGCCTGGATGGCCTTCATCCGCACCCACCAGCTCAGCCACCTCAACTGGTCCGTCGCCAACAAGGACGAAGGCTCCGCCATCCTCCGCCCCGAAGTCGACACCCTCAGCGGCTGGACCGAAGCCGACCTCACCCCCTCCGGCCAATTCATCCGCTACCTCGTCCGCGGCTGGTAGTCCACGCGTCAACCCAATCCAAAATCGAGAATCAAAAATCGAAAATCCAATGACCTCCGACACCTGCGTCACCATCGTGCCCTACTTCAAAATCAAGCCCGGCCAGGCCGACGCCTTCCGCGCCCACTGCCAGAAGTTTGTCGCCCGCACCGAAACCGAACCCAAGGCGCTCTTCTACGGTTTTAGTTTCGACGGTGACAACGCGCACTGCCGCGAAGGTTACGTCGACGCCGAAGGCCTGCTCCACCACCTCGAGCACGTGCAGGACCTCATCGCCGAATCCGGCAACTACGCCGACACCGTGCGCCTCGAACTCCACGGCCCCGCCCCCGAACTCGCCAAACTTCGCGAGCCCCTCAAAGACATGCCCGCCCAGTGGTTCACCCTTGAATACGGCTTCCGCAAATAGCCCCACGCGTCGGCTTCACGATTCACCACTCACTATTCAGAATTCACCATTCCCATGCCGCTCCCCGACCGCGCCGCCGCCCAGTCCCTCCTCGAACGCCACGTGCAGGACGACTACCAGCGCCACCACGCGCTCATGGTCGCAACGGCCCTGGAGGGTTACGCCCAGCACTTCGGCGAGGATCCCGAGCTCTGGTATCTCACCGGCCTCCTGCACGACCTCGACTACGAGCTGCACCCCGACGCCCACCCCGGCCCCTCCCTCGCCTGGTTCGCCGAGTGGGATTACCCGGAAGAATTGATTCACGCCGTCGAAGCCCACGCGTATGGATATAACGGATACAGCACCGAGCCGCGCACCCGCCTCGCCGCCGCGTTGCTCGCCTGCGACGAACTCTGCGGCATCTTCTACGCTTACCGGAAACTGAACCCGGTGCCCTACGGCGAAATGAAGCCCAAGTCCCTGCGCAAAAAGTTCAAAGAGCCCAGCTTCGCCGCCAAAGTCGACCGCACCGTCATCGAACGCGGCTGTGAGGCCCTGGGCATCCCCGTCCCCGACCACATCGCCCACACCGTCACCTTCCTCGCCCCCCTGGGTTGAGCCAAAACGGTCTGCGGTGCGTAGCCGGTAGGCGACTTGTGCGCCGAAGCCTTGGCGAAGGAGTAAGCCATTCGTGTCCACTTGTGCGCCTCTGGCGCATCCGTGGTTAAAAAAACAGCAGGCTGACGGCCCAGCCTCATGACTCGCCTAGTTCCTGAGCCGCATCCTGACGCTCGGCCTTGTGGCGGGCGCGCTTTAAACGACGCGCCCGCTGCCACGGTTGCTCGCCGGCTTCACCAGCCATGATGCAGCCGCGCGGTTGGATCTCGCCGACCACCGTCGCCAGCCCAAACCGATCGATCTGCGCCTTCACTTTGGTCGCGTCTTTGTAGCCCAAGGGCGACTCCGACAGGTCTGGGTCACCGCAGAACCAACGCACGTCCAGCCCCGCCGTGGTTTCGTCCAACGAAGCCTTCACCCGCGCCGGATCGAGCTCACCGTCCTCATTCTTAAACGGAGCCAGCGTCGCCGTGCGCGAGCGGTTGCGCCCCGCCCCGTGCGGGCAGAACGACAGGTAGTCATCGTTGTCGGCGCCGAGCACCAGCAGGATTTCGCGCGCCATGTTGAGCGGGATCAGTCCCAGCAGCGGCCGGCCCTCGGCGTCTTTCCATGCCGGCGTCGCGCCCTTGCCATGCAGGAACATGTCCCCGCGCTTCCACACGAAGTTGTGCTCATTGCCGAGCTGCACCAGCGCCCTCTGACCCAACCGGCGCAGCAGCGCGTCGTGAATCAAGGCATGGTTCTCGCGCGTCCACCGGCCGACGTATTGCAACGCCTCCCAGTAGCTCGCGCCTTCCGGCGAATCATAAGGCAGCCACTGCGCCGCCGTCGGAATATCCTTGGCGTTCTCACGGCACCACCGCTCGGCCGCCTTCAGGCCCCGCTTGTAAACATCGGCTCCCAGGCCGCGCGAACCGTGATGCGTCACCAGCACGTTGAACGCGCCGTCGCGACGCTCGATCCACTTGGCGAGGTCGTCGTATCCGGCCGCCTCCAACGCGACGCGCTGCGTCTCCGTAAAGTCGATACGGCCGATGTAAGCGAAGTGATTGCCGTCGCCCTGCGTCCCCAGGAAATCCTGGGCCCGGCTGCGCAGGCCGCCGAGGAACGGGTTGTCCCAGACCGGCTCTTCCAGCACGGCCGAGCTCCACTGATTGCCCCGCGGACGTCCGCCCGGGCCGAAGTGGGTCACCTTTTGCAGGTGATCCATCATCTCACCCACCGGGTGATTGGCCGGGAAAAACGAGGCCATCATCGAGCAGCAGATGTCCGCCGAATGCGCGCCCGGGATGATGGCATTCTCCACCGCCACCGCTCCGCCCACCGGAATCGTGGCCGGCCCGCCACCCGTCGGACAGGCATCAGGCATGACCGCGCCACGCTGCACCACCGGCATGCGCAGCAACTCGAGCATCTTGCGCCGCACGACGGCAACGTTGGCGATCTCTTCGTCCGTATCGGCTTCGATCGCCTCCGCCAGCGGCGCCGGTTCATGGCGCGGCAAAGCTACGATCAACTGCTTCGGGAACTCCTGTTCCAACTGCGCCAGCAGGGCCGCGCGCTCCACGCCGCCAGACTCAAGTTCACGTGCACGGCGCAGCGCCGCCCCCAGGCGTTTTCCTTCGTGCCAACCCTCCGCGATCAAGTCGCGGGCTTTGATCTCCATGTTCATTGTGCAAAACGGTTCGGTCTCCGATCACGCGCCGCGCGCGGACCAGAGACTACTACACACGGACACCACTCTTCTCGGCGCAACCCGCCACCCTCAACTGTTAGACCTTCGGTTCCATGGCGACGGAGCGAGGCATGCGCATTTAACTTCCGCACTCTTCCGCGCGAAACCCTTCCCCTCCTTAGCGCGTTTCCTTGCTTCTCTCCGCCACCCCTGCGCCGCCCCCCACGGCCATTCCGACTCGGTCTCGCTTTGTCGTCGGCTTCCGACACAGTGACCCTCCAGCCCCCGCCTTATGCACCCCTTCCAAGACCCCGCCGTCCCCACCTCCGAGCGCGTCGAGGACCTCCTCTCCCGCCTCACTCTCGAGGAAAAGGTCAACCAGCTCCTCCACGAAAACCGCGCCGTCGAGCGCCTCGATGTCCCGGAATACAATTGGTGGAACGAGGCCTGCCACGGCATCGGCCGCAACGGTCGCGCCACCATCTTCCCCCAACCCATCGCCCTCGGCGCCACCTTCAACCGCGACCTCGTCCGCCACGTGGCTGCCGTCATCTCCGACGAAGCCCAGGCCAAACACCACGCCGCCCTCCGCGCCGGCCGCCGCGGCCAATACCAGGGCCTCACCTTCTGGACGCCCAACATCAATATCTTCCGCGATCCGCGCTGGGGCCGCGGCATGGAAACCTACGGCGAAGACCCCTACCTCATGGGCGAACTCGGCACCGCCACCGTCGAGGGCCTCCAGGGCAACCCCGCCGACAACAACGACTACCTCAAAGCCGCCGCCTGCGCCAAACACTACGCCGTCCACAGCGGCCCCGAGCAGGACCGCCATCACTTCGACGCCCGCCCTTCCCGCAAGGACCTGCGCGAGACCTACCTGCCCGCCTTTAAAAAACTCGTCGAAGCCTCCGTCGAAACCGTCATGGGCGCCTACAACCGCGTCGACGGCGAACCCGCCTGCGGCTCCTCCCAACTGCTCGTCGACATCCTTCGCGACGAGTGGGGCTTCCAAGGCCACGTCGTTTCCGACTGCTGGGCCATCCGCGATTTTCACGAGCACCACCAAGTCACCAAAACCGCCTCCGAGTCCGCCGCTCTCGCCCTCAAACAGGGCTGCGACCTCAACTGCGGCTGCACCTACAACGACCTGCTCGCCGCCGTCGCCGAAGGTCTCATCACCGAGGCACACATCGATGTCTCCGTGCGCCGCCTCCTCTCCACCAAGTTCCGCCTCGGCCTGCTCGATCCCGTCGGTTCCACCCCGTGGGCCGGCACACCCATCGACATCGTCGACAGCCCGCAACACCGCGACCTCTCCCGTCGCGCTGCCATCGACTCGATGGTGCTGCTCAAGAACGATAACCAACTCCTCCCGCTGCGCGACAACCCCGACGGTCTCATGGTCTGCGGTCCCCTCGCCGGCGGCATCGGCTCCGTCCTGGGCAACTACTACGGCGTGAGCGGCCGCCTCGTCACCCTCGCCGAAGGCATCATCGGTCGCGTCGCCGAAGGCGTGCGCGTCGAATACCGTCACGGCTGCCCGCTCCAGGGCGACAAGGCCCCCGGCGTGAACTACACCTTCGACACCGCCAAGGCCTGCGAAGTCGTCATCGCCGTGCTCGGCATCGACCACACCCTCGAAGGCGAGGAAGGCGACGCCGTCGCCTCAGCTTCCGGCGGTGACCGCGCCTACATCGAACTGCCGCCGGCCCAACTCGACTTCATCAAAGAGCTCCGCGCCTCCGCGCCCAAACTCGTCGTCGTGCTCGTTGGTGGCGGTGCGCTCGCCATCCCCGAGGTGCACGAACTGGCCGACGCCGTTCTCCAAATCTGGTATCCCGGCTGCGAAGGTGGCACCGCCCTCGCCAACGTGCTCTTCGGCGACGCCGCCCCCGGCGGCAAACTCCCCATCACCGTGCCCCGCGCCACCGCCGACCTGCCGCCCTTCGCCGACTACGCCATGGCCGGCCGCACCTACCGTTTCGCCACCACCGAACCGCTCTACCCTTTCGGCTTCGGCCTCTCGTATTCATCGCTCAACTACGGCAAACTCTCCCTCACCCCGGCCGCCGACGGCACCGTCACCGCCACCACCACCGTGACCAACACCGGCAACCGCGACGTCGCCGAAGCCGTGCAGTGTTATATCCAACCGCCCCGCAGCTGGCCCGACGCCCCCCTCGCCACCTTGGTTGATTTCCGCAAGATCGAGCTCCCCGCCGGCGCCTCCCGCGAGGTCACCTTCCACCTGCCGCCCTCCGCCTTCCGCCAAGTCGACGCCACCGGCCAGCACGTGGACGTCCCCGGCAACTACGGCATCGTCATCAGCTCCGCCAGCCCCGGCGACCGCGCCCAAACCCTCGGCGCCCCCCAACCCGCCACCAGCACCCTCACCCGCTGACAACGAGAATGTAGCAGCGGCCGTCTCGGCCGCTCTCCCTTCCCCGAGCATCCGTAGCTCAGCGCGTAAGCTGGGAGCCCGCCCGACAATTAGACCGGCGGACCCTTTTGACTCCGTAGCCTCGCTGCGATTGTGTGGAACCTCACTGCGGGCTTCGCGTCTCTTCGCGTCCTTCGTGGTTTCTCACTCAACCCCTTTCCCCATGCGCAAGCTCCTCCCTGTTCTCGCCGCCTTGGGCGCGCTGTGCCTCGCTTCCGTGGCCTCCGCGCTCAATCACGACAACATCGTTTCGCCCTCTGCCGGCGAAGCCACCTTCCCCCTCGTCGCCAAGGGCAAGGCCGCCACGCTCATCGTCGACGCCGATGACTTCAAGGGCGTGCACCACGCGGTCGACAACTTCCGCGCCGACATCGAACGCGTCACCGGCCTCGCTCCGCGCATCTCCGACAATCCGCTCGCCGGTGGCTGGCGCGTCGTTATCGGCACCCTCGGCCAGAGCAAGATGATCACCCACCTCATCGAGTCCAAACAGCTCGACGCTTCCGCCATCCAAGGCCTCTGGGAGGGCTACATGATCACGCGCGTGGGCAACGACCTCGTCGTCGTCGGCTCCGACATGCGCGGCACCATCTACGGCATCTACGAACTCTCCGAGCAGATCGGCGTCTCCCCCTGGTATTGGTGGGCGGATGTCCCGGTCAAAACCTCCGCGGAACTTCACGTCGCCGCCACCCCCGGCATCACCGACGAAGGCCCCGGCGTCCAATACCGCGGCATCTTCATCAACGACGAGGCCCCGGCCCTCACCGGCTGGGTCTACGAAAAATTCGGCGACTTCGATCACACGTTCTACACCCACGTTTTCGAACTGCTCCTCCGCCTCCGCGCCAACTACATCTGGCCCGCCATGTGGCAGCCCCGCGCCTTCTCGGCCGACGATCCCCTCAATCCGCAACTCGCCCACGAATACGGCATCGTCGTCGGCACCACTCACCACGAGCCCATGATGCGCTACCACGACGAGTGGGGCCGCGAGGACCGGGGTCCGTGGGACTACACCAAGAACGAGGCCGCCCTGCAGGAATTCTGGCGCGGCGGCGTCGCCCGCGCCAAACCCTACGAGTCCATCTACTCCCTCGGCATGCGCGGCGACGGCGACCACGCCATGAGCGCCGAGACCAACACCGCCCTGCTTGAACGCATCGTCGCCGATCAGCGCTCCATCCTCGAGGGGGTGCTCGAACGCCCCGCCAACCAGGTCCCGCAACTCTGGGCCCTCTACAAGGAGGTGCAGGATTATTACGAGGCCGGCATGCGCGTGCCCGACGACGTCATCCTGCTCTGGTGTGACGACAACTGGGGCAACATTCGCCGCCTGCCCACGCCCGACGAGATGGGCCGCAGCGGCGGCGCCGGCGTGTATTACCATTTCGACTACGTCGGCGGTCCCCGCAACTACAAGTGGCTCAACGTCCAGCCCATCTCCAAGGTCTGGGAACAGATGCACCTCGCCTGGCAGCACCAAGCCAACCGCATCTGGATCGTCAACGTCGGCGACCTCAAGCCGATGGAGTTCCCCATCGAGTTCTTCCTCACCATGGCCTGGGACCCGGCCGGCATGACCTACGAGGCCATGCGCGACTACACCACCAAGTGGGCCACCCGCGAGTTCGGCGCCGAGCACGCCGCCGCCATCACCACCCTCGTCGACGGCTACACCAAGCTCAACCGCCACCGCACGCCCGAGATGATGTCGCCCGACATCTACAGCCTCACGAACTACGACGAAGCCGAGCGCATCCTCACCCAGTGGCGCGACCTCGTCGCCCTCGCCGAAGAGGTCAACGCCGCCCTCCCCGAGTCCGCCCGCGCCGCCTTCTTCCAGCTCGTGCTCTACCCGGTCAAGGCCAGCGCCACCGTGCGCGAGGTCCACATCGCCGCCGCCAAAAACAAGCTCTACGCCGAGCAGGGCCGCGCCCTTGCCGCCAACGCCGCCGCCGCCCACGCCCATGCCATGTTTGAGCAGGACGCCGCCCTCGCCGCGGAATACCACAGCCTGCTCGACGGCAAATGGAACCACATGATGGCCGAGACCAACTTCGGCTACACCTACTGGCAGACCCCGCCCATCGAAGTCATGCCCGCCGTCGCCCAAACCCGTCCGCAGTCCGGCGCCCAACCCGCCCTCGCCTGGGACGGTTCACCCTTCGCCACCGGCCGCTGGGGCGTGCCGCCGCCCACCACCTCGGCCCTCGATATCTACCGCGCCAACACCTCCTGGGTGGAGGTCTTCAACCGCGGCGACACGACCTTCAACTTCACCGTGAAACCGGCCGACACCTGGCTGCAGGTCACCCCGGCCAGCGGCGCCGTCGAAGCCATGCAACGCCTCACCGTCGACGTCGATTGGACGCAGGTCCCGGTCGACACCACGACGACCTCCTTCGTCGTCGAGACCGACGCCGGGCGCAACTTCACCGTCACCGTGCCCATCGTGAATCCGGCCGAGCTGCGTCCCGGTGAGTTCGACGGTCACATCGAGACCAACGGCCACATCGCCATCGAAGCCCCGCACTACAGCCGCGCCGTCGGCAACGGTCCGATCTATTGGCAGGTCCTCGAAGACTACGGCCGCACCCTCGGTGCCGTAGCCGCCTACCCGGTGCGCGCCGCCCACTCCACCCCCGGCGGCGAAGGTGCCCGCCTCGAATACGACATCTTTGCCCGCAGCACCGGTGAGTTGAACCTCGAGCTGCACTTCGCCCCGTCCCTCGACTACCAGAGCGGCGACGGCCTGCAGTTCGCCGTGTCGATCGACGACGGTGAACCGCAGCTGCTCAACCTCGACACCTGGAAGACCCTGCAGACCTGGGAAAAAGCCGTCGGCGAAGGCGTCACCAAAGTCACCACCACCGTGACGATCAACGACCCCGGCGTGCACACCATCAAGTTCTGGCGCGTCACTCCGGGCGTGGTGCTGCAACGCCTCATCCTCGGCAACGAAGCCAGCTTCCGCAACAAGGGCCAAGGCGTGCTCCCCAGCTACCTCGGCCCCCCCGAAAGCCCCCGCGGCGCGACGGAGTAAGCCTCTTCCTTTTACAGGAGGAAACAGAGCACAACAGAGCCGTCCAACGCACCGAGCTCAGCGAGCCCGGCTACAGTTCAAACCGCTGTAGCCGGGGTCGGTGACCCCGGTTTTCCACGCCTCCTCCAGCAAACACGGGCGACACACCCGTTGCTACACCACCAAAATGTAGCAGCGGCCGTCTCGGCCGCTCCCTCTGCCCCTCAGTCTCCCGCCAGGGCACCCCACTCCACCGCTAGCGCGAGCAAGCTCGCGGCCTACATTTCACGTTCGCCCCCGCACTGTAGGCTGCGAGCTTGCTCGCGCTACGTTGCCCCTCCGCCCACGCTCTGTGCCCTCTGTGCACCCTCTGCGAACTCTGTGTCCAAAACAGCGTCTGCCTCTCGGCCCCCTCAATGCGCATTCACATTGATTGGCTCATCGACCACCAGCGCGCGTGGGAAATCCGCCGCCTCTTCGCCACTCCGCGAGCGGTAACGCTTGTTTTGTGAATTGCCGCGCGGCGCGTTGATCGGGATCTCCATGCCGCCCTTTTCCTCCATCATGGCGTAGAGCTGCGTCTCCATCTCCTGCGCCAGCTCCGCATACTCGGGCTCATAACGCAGGTTGTGCATCTCGTCCGGATCGGCCTGCAAGTCGTAGAGTTCATCAGCATCCCACAGCCCGTAATAGCTGATGAATTTATAACGCTCGCCGCGCAGCGCGAAGACCGTCGGCGACTGCGGAAAGTTACGCTCCCAATAATACACATACAGGAACCAGTCCCGCCACGCCGTCGCCTCGCCGCGCAACAACGGCGCCATGCTCGACCCGTCAAAATGCGCCGGCGGCTTCACGCCCATCAACTCCATCACCGTCGGCGCGATGTCGATGTTGGCGACGACTTCGTCGATCACGGTGCCGGGCTCGATCAACGACGGACACCGCATCAACATCGGCACCCGAATCGAGGCTTCGTAAGCCACCCGTTTGTCGATGAGCCCGTGCTCGCCAAACATGAAACCATTGTCGCCCATGTAGATCACCAACGTGTTGTCGGCGACACCCATGGCCTCGAGCTGATCCATCACACGGCCGATGCTATCGTCGACCGACGTCAACGTCTCGCCGTAAGCGCGGTAATATTGATCGATGTCGAGTTCGCTGTGGTAGGGAAAGTCGACGCCGTGCCAGGAGTTGCGCTGATCCCGCAACCACCGCGGCCGCTCCCGCGCCATTTCCTCGCTCAACCGCATCGACGCCGGCCGCGCCCAATCCCGGTCCGCCATCGAGCCGGCGTATTTTTCCTCCGGCGTGAAGTTCGCATGCACCGCCTTGTGCGAGAGGTAGAGGAAGAACGGCTTCTCCGCCGCGTTCTGCTGCTTCAGCCAATCGATCGCGTAGTCGGTCAACTCGCCCGTGATGTAGCCCTTCTGCGGCACGTGCTCGCCATCGACATTCAGCGTGTTGCCCGTCGGAAGATACTGACCCTGCCCGCGGAAACTCACCCAACGGTCAAACCCCGGCTGCGGCTGATCCCCCTCGCTGCCCATGTGCCACTTGCCAAAGAAACCCGTCGCATACCCCGCCGCCTGCAAATACTGCGGGAAGTAGAGCGTGCCTTCCGGAATCGCCCGCTGGTTGTCGATCACC
This portion of the Actomonas aquatica genome encodes:
- a CDS encoding HD domain-containing protein — translated: MPLPDRAAAQSLLERHVQDDYQRHHALMVATALEGYAQHFGEDPELWYLTGLLHDLDYELHPDAHPGPSLAWFAEWDYPEELIHAVEAHAYGYNGYSTEPRTRLAAALLACDELCGIFYAYRKLNPVPYGEMKPKSLRKKFKEPSFAAKVDRTVIERGCEALGIPVPDHIAHTVTFLAPLG
- a CDS encoding glycoside hydrolase family 5 protein, which translates into the protein MFPRLRLPDLPALLLLTSLAAPTSPAIAADPTAPNVAHHGRLQVDGNRIVGASTGEPVSLAGLSLFWSQWEGEFYNPETVAWLKQDWHVTVIRSALGIAHDGYLENPAPELAKIKTVIDAALAQDLYVIIDWHDHKAEEHTAAAVAFFTDMARTYGDHPNIIYEIYNEPLRVSWSKVVKPYAEEVIAAIRAHDPDNLIIVGTPYWSQRVDEATADPIDDPNLAYTLHFYAGTHKAELRKRAQTALDRGFALFVSEWGTVDANGDGEVDRKSVAAWMAFIRTHQLSHLNWSVANKDEGSAILRPEVDTLSGWTEADLTPSGQFIRYLVRGW
- a CDS encoding glycoside hydrolase family 3 N-terminal domain-containing protein; translated protein: MHPFQDPAVPTSERVEDLLSRLTLEEKVNQLLHENRAVERLDVPEYNWWNEACHGIGRNGRATIFPQPIALGATFNRDLVRHVAAVISDEAQAKHHAALRAGRRGQYQGLTFWTPNINIFRDPRWGRGMETYGEDPYLMGELGTATVEGLQGNPADNNDYLKAAACAKHYAVHSGPEQDRHHFDARPSRKDLRETYLPAFKKLVEASVETVMGAYNRVDGEPACGSSQLLVDILRDEWGFQGHVVSDCWAIRDFHEHHQVTKTASESAALALKQGCDLNCGCTYNDLLAAVAEGLITEAHIDVSVRRLLSTKFRLGLLDPVGSTPWAGTPIDIVDSPQHRDLSRRAAIDSMVLLKNDNQLLPLRDNPDGLMVCGPLAGGIGSVLGNYYGVSGRLVTLAEGIIGRVAEGVRVEYRHGCPLQGDKAPGVNYTFDTAKACEVVIAVLGIDHTLEGEEGDAVASASGGDRAYIELPPAQLDFIKELRASAPKLVVVLVGGGALAIPEVHELADAVLQIWYPGCEGGTALANVLFGDAAPGGKLPITVPRATADLPPFADYAMAGRTYRFATTEPLYPFGFGLSYSSLNYGKLSLTPAADGTVTATTTVTNTGNRDVAEAVQCYIQPPRSWPDAPLATLVDFRKIELPAGASREVTFHLPPSAFRQVDATGQHVDVPGNYGIVISSASPGDRAQTLGAPQPATSTLTR
- a CDS encoding type II toxin-antitoxin system Phd/YefM family antitoxin gives rise to the protein MKTVSIRDLRQKWPAIERGLKGSEGLLVTRDSKPVARLLPLEDPAAAARPRFEAKAHAQWLKKTWGAGAESRAWVDAALAADRGDE
- the pyk gene encoding pyruvate kinase is translated as MTTQVRPFRHTKIIATLGPATESKEMLTKLILAGVDIMRLNMAHATHQWVDDAMWFIREASNEVGRHVCVMMDVKGPEIRTGKVDAPIELEVGDLFEIHTEDTSPTGDIPAVTTNYPGLPADVDVGTVMLIDSGLIRMKVVAKDDQRIRLETLTPGTIGSKRHINLPGVFVNLPCLTAKDQDDLRAGVRAGIDYVALSFVRQASDIRELRAFLDSLGSSAKIIAKIEDQAGVRNMHEIIAETNAVMIARGDLGIEIDYHRLPLVQTELVAACRAAGKPVIVATHLLETMISAPMPTRAEISDVSNAVREQADAVMLSGETTVGQYPLEAVQVMKNVINSIEPSIDSDLNRGLQLVEPKHWMLLSAAKLAQNLGESAIVVFTRRARLAKTLAALRPRGVPIFAFAPTEDIFRQMLMLWGVEPFLMNFYDDPEETILQALQTLRDKNWIRPGRPVVVVTNVLARGKVVETLQLRTIE
- a CDS encoding PIN domain-containing protein yields the protein MSEALYIDTSCWLKLLFPEPESAAVAALMGAESLVVVSSLVRVEAEQQIASRRAGGLLTAAKHKKVQRAMNDLLGMEPFQARELGGVLWPLALEQIARAKEPCRTLDRLHLAAMAELGVTRILTHDRRQEAAAREMGYAVVVPRV
- a CDS encoding RtcB family protein, which gives rise to MNMEIKARDLIAEGWHEGKRLGAALRRARELESGGVERAALLAQLEQEFPKQLIVALPRHEPAPLAEAIEADTDEEIANVAVVRRKMLELLRMPVVQRGAVMPDACPTGGGPATIPVGGAVAVENAIIPGAHSADICCSMMASFFPANHPVGEMMDHLQKVTHFGPGGRPRGNQWSSAVLEEPVWDNPFLGGLRSRAQDFLGTQGDGNHFAYIGRIDFTETQRVALEAAGYDDLAKWIERRDGAFNVLVTHHGSRGLGADVYKRGLKAAERWCRENAKDIPTAAQWLPYDSPEGASYWEALQYVGRWTRENHALIHDALLRRLGQRALVQLGNEHNFVWKRGDMFLHGKGATPAWKDAEGRPLLGLIPLNMAREILLVLGADNDDYLSFCPHGAGRNRSRTATLAPFKNEDGELDPARVKASLDETTAGLDVRWFCGDPDLSESPLGYKDATKVKAQIDRFGLATVVGEIQPRGCIMAGEAGEQPWQRARRLKRARHKAERQDAAQELGES
- a CDS encoding putative quinol monooxygenase translates to MTSDTCVTIVPYFKIKPGQADAFRAHCQKFVARTETEPKALFYGFSFDGDNAHCREGYVDAEGLLHHLEHVQDLIAESGNYADTVRLELHGPAPELAKLREPLKDMPAQWFTLEYGFRK